Proteins encoded by one window of Thermus caldifontis:
- the ddl gene encoding D-alanine--D-alanine ligase, with protein sequence MAAPRVLLIAGGRSPEHEVSLLSAHGVLEHMPFSTELAVIAKDGRWLLGEEAQEALKAGVALEGREAFPPSLEWSRFDVVFPLLHGRWGEDGTLQGFLEMLGKPYVGAGVAASALCMDKDLSKRVLAQAGIPVVPWVALYPGERPFIPFDPPFFVKPANTGSSIGIRRVERYAELEEALGEAFCHDQKAVVEKALGGVRELEVGVLGNVFGEASPVGEVRYQAAFYDYETKYTPGRAELLIPAPLDPGTQETLQELALKAYKLLGIRGMARVDFFLAEGEVYLNEINTIPGFTPTSMYPRLFAAGGLPYPELLRRLVELALE encoded by the coding sequence ATGGCCGCGCCCAGAGTCCTCCTCATCGCCGGGGGAAGGAGCCCCGAGCACGAGGTTTCCTTGCTCTCTGCCCATGGGGTTTTGGAGCACATGCCCTTTTCCACCGAGCTCGCGGTGATCGCCAAGGATGGCCGGTGGCTTCTGGGCGAGGAGGCCCAGGAAGCCCTTAAGGCTGGCGTGGCCCTGGAGGGTCGGGAGGCCTTCCCACCCTCCTTGGAATGGAGCCGGTTTGACGTGGTTTTCCCCTTGCTGCACGGAAGATGGGGAGAGGATGGCACCCTTCAGGGTTTCCTGGAAATGCTAGGCAAGCCCTACGTGGGGGCAGGGGTGGCGGCCAGTGCCCTTTGCATGGACAAGGACCTAAGCAAGCGGGTCTTGGCCCAGGCGGGGATTCCCGTGGTGCCCTGGGTGGCCCTTTACCCAGGGGAGCGCCCCTTTATCCCCTTTGACCCCCCTTTTTTCGTCAAGCCCGCCAACACGGGTTCCAGCATCGGCATCCGCCGGGTAGAACGGTACGCTGAGCTGGAAGAAGCCTTAGGGGAAGCCTTTTGCCACGACCAGAAGGCCGTGGTGGAGAAGGCCCTTGGGGGGGTGCGGGAGCTGGAGGTGGGGGTCTTGGGCAACGTCTTTGGGGAGGCCAGCCCGGTGGGGGAGGTGCGCTATCAGGCGGCCTTTTACGACTATGAAACCAAGTACACCCCTGGGCGGGCGGAGCTTCTGATCCCTGCTCCCCTGGACCCCGGTACCCAGGAGACCCTTCAGGAGCTGGCCCTGAAGGCCTATAAGCTTCTGGGCATCCGCGGCATGGCCCGGGTGGACTTCTTCCTGGCGGAGGGGGAGGTCTACCTCAACGAGATCAACACCATCCCCGGCTTCACCCCCACCAGCATGTACCCCAGGCTTTTCGCCGCCGGGGGGCTTCCTTACCCAGAGCTTCTACGGCGGCTGGTGGAGCTGGCCTTGGAGTAG
- the pth gene encoding aminoacyl-tRNA hydrolase, protein MFLVVGQGNPGEGYARTRHNLGFMVLDQLGLEFRPKGEALLAEVEVAGEKGIFLKPLTYYNLSGQAVAPLVRFYKIPPERLLVVHDEMDLPLGRLRFKAGGSSAGNRGVASIAEALGTGAFHRLRLGIGKPPSRELGAEYVLSPFLPEEWPVVERVLEAAKEAVLCWVREGLAPCASRYNRLDLSQEGG, encoded by the coding sequence ATGTTTTTGGTGGTGGGCCAGGGAAACCCGGGGGAGGGCTACGCCAGAACCCGGCACAACCTGGGGTTTATGGTCCTGGACCAGCTGGGGCTGGAGTTCCGCCCCAAGGGGGAGGCCCTTTTGGCCGAAGTGGAGGTGGCGGGAGAGAAGGGGATTTTCCTCAAGCCCCTCACCTACTACAACCTAAGCGGCCAGGCGGTGGCTCCCCTGGTGCGCTTTTACAAGATCCCTCCGGAGCGCCTTTTGGTGGTTCACGACGAGATGGACCTGCCCTTAGGCCGCCTGCGCTTCAAGGCGGGGGGTAGTTCTGCGGGAAACCGGGGGGTGGCCTCCATTGCCGAGGCCTTGGGAACCGGGGCGTTTCACCGCCTGCGCCTGGGCATCGGCAAGCCCCCTTCCCGGGAGCTTGGGGCGGAGTATGTGCTTTCCCCCTTCCTTCCCGAGGAGTGGCCGGTGGTGGAGAGGGTCCTCGAGGCGGCCAAGGAGGCGGTGCTCTGCTGGGTTAGGGAGGGGCTTGCCCCCTGCGCTTCCCGCTACAACCGTCTGGACCTTTCCCAAGAGGGAGGCTAA
- a CDS encoding 50S ribosomal protein L25, with the protein MEYRLKAQYREGEKPAALRRAGKLPGVIYNKHLNRKVYVELGEFDKVFRHASIHHVIVLELPDGQELPTLVRQVNLDKRRRRPEHVDFYVLSDEPVEMYIPLRFVGTPQGVREGGVLQEIHRDILVRVSPRNIPEFIEVDVSGLGIGDSLHAADLKLPEGVKLAVSPEETIAAVVPPEDVEKLAAEALEAPAEPEVIKKGKKEEEE; encoded by the coding sequence ATGGAATACCGTTTGAAAGCCCAGTACCGGGAGGGGGAGAAGCCCGCCGCTTTGCGCCGTGCGGGGAAGCTCCCCGGCGTCATCTACAACAAGCACCTGAACCGGAAGGTGTACGTGGAGCTGGGGGAGTTTGACAAGGTCTTCCGCCACGCTTCCATCCACCACGTGATCGTTCTGGAACTCCCCGATGGCCAGGAGCTTCCCACCCTGGTGCGCCAGGTGAACCTGGATAAGCGCCGGCGCCGCCCCGAGCACGTGGACTTCTACGTGCTCTCCGATGAGCCGGTGGAGATGTACATCCCCTTGCGCTTCGTGGGCACGCCCCAGGGGGTGCGGGAAGGCGGGGTGTTGCAGGAGATCCACCGGGACATCCTGGTCAGGGTTTCCCCGCGGAACATCCCCGAGTTCATCGAGGTGGATGTATCGGGGCTGGGGATTGGGGATAGCCTGCATGCGGCTGACTTGAAGCTTCCCGAAGGAGTGAAGCTGGCGGTCTCCCCGGAGGAGACCATCGCCGCGGTGGTGCCCCCTGAGGACGTGGAGAAGCTGGCTGCCGAGGCCCTCGAGGCCCCCGCCGAGCCCGAGGTGATCAAGAAGGGCAAGAAAGAAGAGGAGGAGTAG
- a CDS encoding sulfite exporter TauE/SafE family protein — protein MNPVLIGGLFLLAVVSGMLGLGVAFAAVPFLSLFLPDLVHQVQPLSLLLNGVTALFAVFGFAQSGLVDWRKAILLALVTTSFAPVGAWLVQRVEVRYVWWIYLGAVVYLAYNLFRPVSGKASRENFPLALVLAAPISVLSGFLGVGPGFLLMPTLILTGHDPKRAAAINAFAVTPPSFSSLLPHLSTARLDPGLTLSLVVAGALGSYLGSRLTSLYLPSQRLKQLFGVLILAVTLYKVLS, from the coding sequence ATGAACCCAGTGCTGATCGGGGGGCTTTTTTTGCTGGCGGTGGTTTCCGGCATGCTGGGCCTGGGGGTGGCCTTTGCCGCGGTACCCTTTTTGAGCCTCTTTCTGCCCGATCTGGTCCATCAGGTGCAGCCCCTTTCCCTTCTCCTTAACGGCGTTACCGCCCTCTTCGCCGTGTTTGGATTCGCCCAAAGCGGCTTGGTGGACTGGCGCAAGGCCATCCTGTTGGCCCTGGTGACCACCTCCTTCGCCCCGGTGGGGGCGTGGCTGGTGCAGCGGGTGGAGGTGCGCTATGTGTGGTGGATCTACCTGGGGGCGGTGGTTTACCTGGCCTATAACCTTTTCCGGCCGGTTTCCGGTAAGGCGTCCCGGGAGAACTTCCCCTTGGCCTTGGTGTTGGCGGCCCCCATATCGGTGCTTTCCGGCTTTTTGGGGGTGGGCCCGGGGTTCCTCCTCATGCCTACCTTGATCCTCACCGGCCATGATCCCAAGCGAGCAGCCGCCATCAATGCCTTCGCCGTGACGCCGCCCTCCTTCTCCTCCCTTTTGCCTCACCTTTCCACCGCCCGGCTGGACCCTGGCCTCACCCTCTCCCTGGTGGTGGCCGGGGCCTTGGGGAGCTACCTGGGCTCCCGCCTCACCAGCCTTTACCTGCCTTCCCAGCGCCTGAAGCAGCTCTTTGGGGTGTTGATCCTGGCGGTAACCCTGTACAAGGTGCTCTCCTAG
- a CDS encoding OsmC family protein — MPQDYRVEVRRQDAQRALAEARGFSLVLGARRADKEAGFNPVETLLAALGSCLLSGIQFVAESSRVPLAGARVVLEASREDKPPKIVHIGFVLYLESPAPGERLEKLFELTLKNSTLYQSLKEAIPITARWERT, encoded by the coding sequence ATGCCTCAAGACTACCGCGTGGAAGTGCGCCGCCAGGATGCCCAAAGGGCCCTGGCGGAAGCCCGGGGGTTTAGCCTGGTCCTAGGGGCCCGCCGCGCTGACAAGGAGGCGGGGTTTAACCCGGTGGAAACTCTTCTGGCCGCTTTGGGAAGCTGCCTTCTTTCAGGCATCCAGTTTGTGGCGGAATCGTCCAGGGTGCCGCTGGCTGGGGCAAGGGTGGTCCTCGAGGCCAGCCGGGAGGACAAGCCTCCCAAGATCGTTCACATAGGCTTTGTCCTGTACCTGGAAAGCCCCGCCCCGGGTGAGCGCTTGGAAAAGCTTTTTGAGCTCACCCTTAAGAACTCCACCCTCTACCAAAGCCTTAAGGAGGCCATTCCTATAACAGCAAGATGGGAGCGAACATGA
- a CDS encoding ribose-phosphate diphosphokinase: MEIKLFTGSAHPDLARRVAEALGIPLGKALVDRFPDGEVQVRLLESVRGNDVYLIQPTSPPVNDHLMELLLLADAARRSSAARINAVIPYFGYARQDKQTQGREPVSAKLVANLLEVVGVHRVIAIDLHAPQIQGFFDIPVDHLSAVRLFARYLQERGYTENAVVVSPDAGRAEEARRLSERLGLPFAMLAKRRHGPKETSVTYVIGEVAGKRPLIIDDIVSTGGTIRRGVEALLQAGALPEVVVMATHPVLVGEARENLSHPAIREVVFTDTIPLKDGGYTVLSTAELLAQAIQHVHTNQSVSALI, translated from the coding sequence ATGGAAATCAAGCTCTTCACGGGGAGCGCCCACCCCGACCTGGCCCGGCGGGTGGCGGAGGCCTTGGGGATACCCCTGGGAAAAGCCCTGGTGGACCGCTTCCCCGACGGCGAGGTGCAGGTGCGGCTTCTGGAAAGCGTCCGGGGGAATGACGTCTACCTGATCCAGCCCACCAGCCCTCCCGTGAACGACCACCTGATGGAACTCCTCCTCCTGGCCGATGCCGCCCGCAGGAGTTCAGCCGCCCGCATCAACGCCGTAATCCCTTACTTTGGCTACGCCCGCCAGGACAAGCAAACCCAGGGCCGGGAGCCGGTGAGCGCCAAGCTGGTGGCCAATCTCCTGGAGGTGGTTGGGGTGCACCGGGTGATCGCCATTGACCTGCACGCCCCCCAGATCCAGGGGTTTTTTGACATCCCCGTGGACCACCTGTCCGCGGTGCGCCTTTTTGCCCGCTACCTGCAGGAGAGAGGATATACGGAAAACGCCGTGGTGGTCTCCCCGGATGCCGGCCGGGCGGAGGAGGCCAGGCGGCTTTCCGAAAGGCTGGGCCTGCCTTTTGCCATGCTGGCCAAGCGCCGCCATGGCCCTAAGGAGACCTCCGTCACCTACGTGATCGGAGAGGTAGCGGGGAAAAGGCCCTTGATCATAGACGACATCGTTTCCACTGGGGGGACCATAAGGCGGGGGGTGGAGGCCCTTCTCCAGGCGGGGGCCCTACCTGAGGTGGTGGTCATGGCCACCCACCCGGTGTTGGTGGGGGAGGCCCGGGAGAACCTTTCCCATCCCGCCATCCGGGAGGTGGTCTTCACCGATACCATTCCCCTCAAGGACGGAGGGTATACGGTGCTTTCCACCGCCGAGCTCCTGGCCCAGGCCATCCAGCACGTGCACACCAACCAGTCGGTGAGCGCCCTGATTTGA
- the mtnN gene encoding 5'-methylthioadenosine/S-adenosylhomocysteine nucleosidase, whose product MTAFFAAEPEEAEALREALGAGEVLEAPFPLHRAPGVLVAETGVGKVAAASAVAYVLARFAPKESFFLGVAGALDPSLKALDLLLAERAVQWDVDLTPFGREPGETAFGVRFFPSDPFLLERAQRAAEGLGFPFRRGVVATGDRFLADREEARRLAQLHGAQAVEMEGAAALMVAWRFGHPMALVRAVTDGAGEEAERDFQAFLREASRRLGLLAQALLAY is encoded by the coding sequence GTGACCGCCTTTTTCGCCGCCGAGCCCGAGGAGGCGGAAGCCCTTAGGGAGGCCTTGGGGGCGGGGGAGGTCCTCGAGGCCCCCTTTCCCCTCCACCGGGCCCCTGGGGTCTTGGTGGCGGAAACCGGGGTGGGCAAGGTGGCAGCGGCTTCCGCCGTGGCCTACGTTCTGGCCCGCTTTGCCCCGAAGGAAAGCTTTTTCCTGGGGGTGGCGGGAGCCTTGGACCCCTCTTTGAAGGCCTTGGACCTCCTCCTGGCGGAAAGGGCGGTGCAGTGGGATGTGGATCTCACCCCCTTTGGCCGGGAGCCAGGGGAGACGGCCTTTGGGGTACGCTTCTTCCCCTCGGACCCCTTTCTTCTAGAAAGGGCGCAGAGGGCGGCGGAGGGCTTGGGTTTTCCCTTTAGGCGCGGGGTGGTGGCCACGGGGGACCGGTTTTTGGCGGATAGGGAGGAGGCCAGGAGGTTGGCCCAGCTTCACGGGGCCCAAGCGGTGGAGATGGAAGGGGCCGCGGCCCTCATGGTGGCCTGGCGCTTCGGCCATCCCATGGCCTTGGTGCGCGCCGTAACCGATGGGGCGGGGGAAGAGGCCGAAAGGGACTTCCAGGCCTTTTTGCGGGAGGCCTCGAGGCGGCTTGGCCTTCTGGCCCAGGCCCTTTTGGCATACTGA
- a CDS encoding S-ribosylhomocysteine lyase: MAEIESFSLDHTKVQAPYVRLAGRKRVGSGLVEKYDLRLAQPNREAIPTGALHTLEHLLAGYLRDHLDGVIDLSPMGCRTGFYLVVEGPLEEERVLVAWERALRDVLLHEGPIPGASFRECGNYRDHDLKGAKAWAEKVVRQGLKVQRTIPLEER; this comes from the coding sequence ATGGCTGAGATTGAGAGCTTTTCCCTAGATCACACCAAGGTCCAGGCTCCCTATGTGCGCCTAGCAGGGAGGAAAAGGGTGGGAAGTGGCCTGGTGGAGAAGTACGACCTGCGCCTGGCCCAGCCCAACCGGGAGGCCATTCCCACAGGGGCTTTGCACACCTTAGAGCATCTTCTGGCGGGTTATCTCCGCGACCACCTGGATGGGGTCATTGACCTTTCCCCCATGGGGTGCCGCACGGGGTTTTACCTGGTGGTGGAGGGCCCTTTGGAGGAGGAAAGGGTTTTGGTGGCCTGGGAGCGCGCCTTAAGGGATGTGCTCCTCCATGAGGGGCCTATCCCCGGGGCCAGCTTCAGGGAGTGCGGCAACTACCGGGACCATGACCTAAAAGGCGCCAAGGCCTGGGCGGAGAAGGTGGTGCGCCAGGGTCTGAAGGTGCAAAGGACCATTCCCTTGGAGGAAAGGTGA